In one Bryobacteraceae bacterium genomic region, the following are encoded:
- a CDS encoding HK97 family phage prohead protease encodes MERLSLEPGAVNLAELIGGPVLDAHDRFSGVRAILGVVETAAVNGTRGVATLRFSTRDDVRGVVADVAAGIIRSVSAGYTVQKWQVEKRADGVRIKTAVKWTPKEVSLVAFGADPAAKIRSQERQGMERTEQIRSIAAAVGVVGSFVDDLLQRDVSVDEARGEIIRHAAAGMPAIDSRQPSVTVTRGSDDNIERMADGIRTRINPAHRPEAGREFSGFGWSDVARRCLEGRGLSTLGSRVELITRAMHTTSDFGAVLAEVFNKELLVLRQAPSPVEQIFRRATADDFRARHIMEISDGSDLAKVNEKGEVKFGTITDKELASYKIESYARAFGITLKALVNDDMGVLADLSAKMTRGARRWFAGFLVDTIISNPKLADNKAVFHADHGNLATSGAVISETTLSAGKLAMRTQIDLSGNPIDAMPRFILSPAALELTVDQLLATLYPQQPSDAVVAARNLTPIIEPRLDAKGQMTSWYLFSDPAGAPVFEYSELSGYEGPRVDVRQGFETLGTEIRVVWHVGAGAIDHRGAWKNAGA; translated from the coding sequence GTGGAGCGCCTGAGCCTCGAGCCGGGCGCCGTCAACCTAGCCGAGCTGATCGGCGGACCGGTTCTCGACGCTCATGATCGGTTCTCAGGTGTCCGGGCGATTCTTGGCGTCGTCGAAACCGCGGCGGTCAACGGAACGCGCGGAGTCGCGACACTGCGGTTCAGCACGCGAGACGACGTCAGGGGCGTTGTCGCCGACGTGGCGGCCGGGATCATCCGGAGCGTGAGTGCGGGCTACACGGTTCAAAAGTGGCAAGTGGAGAAGCGGGCCGATGGAGTCCGCATAAAGACGGCGGTCAAATGGACGCCGAAAGAGGTTTCGTTAGTCGCCTTTGGGGCCGATCCCGCGGCGAAAATTCGTTCACAAGAAAGGCAAGGTATGGAAAGAACCGAACAGATTCGATCTATCGCCGCGGCCGTTGGGGTAGTGGGTTCGTTCGTCGACGACCTGCTTCAGCGGGACGTGAGCGTCGATGAGGCAAGGGGCGAGATCATCCGGCACGCGGCAGCGGGCATGCCGGCGATCGACAGTCGGCAGCCTTCGGTGACAGTCACACGTGGCAGTGACGACAACATCGAGCGGATGGCGGACGGGATTCGGACGCGAATCAATCCCGCCCACCGGCCGGAAGCCGGCCGGGAGTTCTCGGGATTCGGCTGGTCCGACGTCGCGCGGCGATGCTTGGAGGGCCGCGGACTCTCCACTCTGGGCAGCCGAGTCGAGCTGATCACGCGCGCGATGCATACGACGTCAGACTTCGGCGCGGTGCTCGCCGAAGTGTTCAACAAAGAGTTGTTGGTTCTGCGGCAGGCGCCGAGTCCGGTTGAGCAAATCTTCAGGCGCGCTACGGCAGACGACTTCCGGGCGCGCCATATCATGGAGATCAGCGACGGTTCCGACCTGGCCAAGGTAAACGAAAAAGGCGAAGTCAAGTTCGGCACGATCACCGACAAAGAACTCGCGTCGTACAAGATCGAGAGCTACGCCCGCGCGTTCGGCATCACCCTCAAGGCGCTCGTCAATGACGACATGGGGGTTCTCGCCGACCTGTCGGCCAAGATGACGCGCGGGGCGCGGCGCTGGTTCGCCGGTTTCTTGGTCGACACGATCATTTCGAATCCAAAGCTTGCCGACAACAAGGCGGTGTTTCATGCCGACCACGGGAACCTGGCGACCTCGGGAGCCGTGATTTCCGAAACCACCCTCTCAGCCGGGAAGCTCGCCATGCGCACGCAAATCGACTTGAGCGGCAACCCCATCGACGCCATGCCGAGGTTCATCCTGTCTCCGGCTGCGCTTGAGTTGACTGTCGATCAGTTGTTGGCAACGCTCTATCCGCAGCAGCCTTCCGACGCCGTCGTCGCAGCTCGCAACCTCACGCCGATCATTGAGCCCCGACTCGATGCCAAGGGCCAGATGACAAGCTGGTATTTGTTCAGCGATCCGGCCGGGGCGCCTGTCTTCGAGTACTCCGAGCTTTCCGGCTACGAAGGCCCGCGGGTCGACGTCCGGCAAGGGTTCGAAACGCTCGGAACCGAAATCCGCGTGGTCTGGCACGTTGGCGCCGGCGCCATCGATCACCGAGGCGCATGGAAGAACGCGGGGGCGTAA
- a CDS encoding TIM barrel protein codes for MTRRRFLASSAAVPATALAQPASRRWPLGINTYCLRFQRWNDRRLFDYCVEKKLDAIFLQDSLDAGVMDPAHWAEVRAWCKDTGLHIETGGGAILPRTPDGIANAVATLKKNIERAKAMGSPIVRALLAGDRYALPEGTVERPMETAISILRQVRSEAMDAGIKIGIENHKELQAWETRTVIETAGKEFVGSYLDTGNPVFVCEDPLTTVEELGPYAVSFHLRDSVVYEHPDGIAIQWVPLGEGAVDFKALVNRAASILPRVHIYCKPITARPAVVLPVYSDEFWTRWFPRARSRDLSRFLALARRGKPYDKPHVLADLNGVRDRYMEALKLQQLDHMERSLAYCKNTLDLGVRWRG; via the coding sequence ATGACCCGACGCCGGTTCCTCGCCTCGTCCGCGGCCGTGCCCGCAACTGCTCTCGCCCAACCCGCCAGCCGCCGCTGGCCGCTCGGCATCAATACGTACTGTCTCCGCTTCCAGCGCTGGAACGACCGACGGCTGTTCGACTACTGCGTCGAGAAGAAGCTCGACGCCATTTTCCTCCAGGACTCGCTCGACGCCGGCGTGATGGACCCGGCCCACTGGGCCGAGGTTCGCGCATGGTGCAAGGACACCGGCCTCCACATCGAGACCGGCGGCGGCGCCATCCTGCCGCGCACTCCGGACGGCATCGCCAACGCCGTCGCCACGCTCAAGAAGAACATCGAGCGTGCCAAGGCGATGGGCTCGCCGATCGTCCGCGCGCTGCTCGCCGGAGACCGGTACGCGCTCCCGGAGGGCACGGTCGAGCGCCCCATGGAAACCGCCATCTCGATCCTCCGCCAGGTCCGCAGCGAGGCAATGGACGCCGGCATCAAGATCGGCATCGAGAACCACAAGGAACTACAAGCCTGGGAGACGCGGACCGTCATCGAAACCGCCGGCAAGGAGTTCGTCGGCTCCTATCTCGATACCGGCAACCCCGTCTTCGTCTGCGAGGATCCGCTGACGACGGTGGAGGAACTGGGCCCCTACGCCGTGTCGTTCCACCTGCGCGACTCCGTTGTCTACGAGCACCCGGACGGCATCGCCATTCAGTGGGTTCCGCTCGGCGAAGGCGCCGTCGACTTCAAAGCGCTCGTCAACCGCGCCGCCTCAATCCTCCCCCGGGTTCACATCTACTGCAAGCCGATCACGGCGCGCCCGGCGGTTGTTTTGCCCGTCTACTCCGACGAGTTCTGGACCCGCTGGTTCCCCCGCGCCCGCTCGCGTGATCTCTCCCGATTCCTCGCCCTCGCCCGCCGCGGCAAGCCTTACGACAAGCCGCACGTCCTCGCCGACCTTAACGGCGTCCGCGACCGCTACATGGAAGCGCTCAAGCTCCAGCAGCTCGACCACATGGAGCGCAGCCTCGCCTACTGCAAGAACACGCTTGACCTCGGCGTGCGGTGGCGGGGATAA
- a CDS encoding site-specific integrase produces the protein MRTKRRRYQRGCLRNANGSWIVKYYDADGRQRTETIGRSIGPEKISRNEAERRRAELIQRINNEPKRESMTFGQFVDQRFLPVRTDDVLKSVRAGSVNRQQQRLNAYILPVIADVRLADLEQEHLRDVLRRACAKPSLGNSTLKKIRVDLMHVCRFAAGEGFIDRPIWEKLPVPESSKAPAEKPTVTLDQYRTITNALTERDRLAFDLVMFGGLRQSEVFALQVGDLQGDHLRIERSVYEGKINRPKTDDSRRLIGLPAAILARLRAYAEGLPANDAQAWLFPSSKVVKPEWPDNAMDNRIRPALEPLGYKWINFAVLRRTFSSLHRKAGTDLDLIAYQQGHTKSTHLDDYVQYSPAMTAAALERVYSQFLGMPQENRAN, from the coding sequence ATGCGCACCAAGAGAAGGAGGTACCAACGCGGATGTCTACGCAACGCGAACGGAAGTTGGATCGTGAAGTACTACGACGCCGACGGCCGGCAGAGAACGGAAACGATCGGACGATCCATCGGGCCGGAGAAGATCTCCCGGAACGAAGCGGAGCGGCGCCGGGCGGAGCTGATTCAGCGTATCAACAATGAGCCGAAACGAGAGAGCATGACCTTCGGGCAGTTCGTCGATCAACGATTCTTGCCAGTCCGGACGGACGATGTCCTCAAGAGCGTCCGGGCGGGATCGGTCAACCGGCAGCAGCAGCGGCTCAACGCCTACATCCTGCCGGTGATCGCCGACGTTCGACTGGCCGACCTCGAGCAGGAGCACTTACGCGATGTTCTCAGGCGAGCTTGCGCCAAGCCTAGCCTTGGCAACAGCACGTTGAAGAAGATCCGAGTCGACCTGATGCACGTCTGCCGTTTTGCGGCTGGAGAAGGCTTCATTGATCGACCGATTTGGGAAAAGCTTCCAGTTCCGGAGTCTTCCAAGGCGCCGGCTGAGAAGCCGACCGTGACGCTGGATCAGTATCGAACCATCACCAACGCGCTAACGGAGCGCGATCGGCTGGCGTTCGACTTGGTGATGTTCGGAGGATTGCGCCAGTCCGAAGTCTTCGCCCTGCAGGTGGGCGACCTCCAAGGTGACCATCTACGGATCGAGAGAAGCGTTTACGAAGGCAAGATCAACCGTCCCAAGACAGACGACAGTAGGCGGCTTATCGGCTTGCCTGCGGCCATCCTGGCGCGATTGCGGGCATACGCCGAAGGCTTACCGGCCAACGATGCCCAAGCCTGGTTGTTTCCATCATCCAAAGTCGTCAAGCCGGAATGGCCGGACAACGCGATGGACAACCGCATCCGGCCAGCGCTCGAACCGCTTGGCTACAAGTGGATCAACTTCGCCGTCCTACGGCGAACATTCTCCAGTCTTCACCGGAAGGCGGGAACGGACCTCGACCTCATCGCCTACCAGCAGGGGCACACGAAGTCCACGCACCTCGACGACTACGTTCAGTATTCACCGGCCATGACGGCGGCGGCGCTCGAACGTGTATACTCGCAGTTTTTGGGGATGCCCCAAGAGAACAGGGCAAACTAG
- a CDS encoding phage portal protein: MALLQRFRAAWQAFGEIPATRSAVWDAAGGGNRWANKTAPSTDFASITSPSVLRSRARDSYRNNPWARRAVEVVVAGAIGAGIKPQFRSANAELKTSVQSAWLAWTDHADFGSRFDVYGLQAAALRTMLVDGEVLVRMIVSPMERVPLQLQVLGAEFLDASRVDSRTINGIAYDSSGRRVAYWIFQKHPAEAPNMRSVRVPADQVLHLFQPLQPGQERGVSWLAPALLPLRELQEFAEAALVRQKVAALYAGFVRTPDGTNPLKPTSDVPTLEPGSMVRLQGGEEVEFSEPPEVGQQFEPFVRQQLRAIASALNIPYEFLSGDVSQVTFASGRHSILEFRRQLESIQHHLIVYQLCRPVWDAWIRFGIAAGVLPGQPTNYTDVRWVGPLPEMLDPKSEVAAIVSRVRAGFMSRSEAVSLTGLDAEQVDAETAADNARADRLGLVLDSDPRRVTQQGQGQQEVANDAK, encoded by the coding sequence ATGGCTCTGCTGCAGCGATTTCGGGCAGCGTGGCAAGCGTTCGGCGAGATTCCCGCTACGCGTTCGGCAGTATGGGACGCAGCCGGCGGCGGGAACCGATGGGCGAACAAGACGGCGCCGTCCACGGACTTCGCCTCGATCACCAGTCCTTCGGTTCTGCGATCACGGGCGCGGGACTCCTACCGGAATAACCCATGGGCGCGGCGGGCAGTGGAGGTCGTTGTCGCGGGTGCGATCGGCGCCGGCATCAAGCCGCAGTTTCGGTCCGCCAACGCCGAACTGAAAACGTCCGTCCAGTCCGCCTGGCTCGCGTGGACGGATCACGCGGACTTCGGCAGCCGGTTCGATGTCTACGGCCTGCAGGCGGCGGCGCTTCGGACGATGCTGGTCGACGGCGAGGTCCTGGTTCGGATGATCGTGTCTCCCATGGAGCGCGTTCCGCTACAGCTTCAGGTACTCGGGGCGGAATTCCTTGATGCCTCACGCGTCGACTCCCGCACTATCAACGGGATCGCGTACGATTCCTCCGGCCGGCGCGTCGCCTACTGGATCTTCCAGAAGCATCCTGCGGAAGCCCCGAACATGCGATCGGTTCGCGTCCCTGCGGACCAGGTGCTCCACCTGTTTCAGCCACTGCAGCCGGGGCAAGAACGCGGCGTATCCTGGCTTGCGCCGGCGCTGCTGCCGTTACGCGAGCTGCAGGAGTTCGCAGAGGCCGCACTGGTCCGCCAGAAAGTCGCGGCGCTTTACGCGGGCTTCGTCCGGACTCCGGACGGTACAAACCCGTTGAAGCCGACTTCGGACGTTCCGACTCTCGAGCCTGGCTCCATGGTCCGCCTGCAGGGCGGTGAGGAAGTCGAGTTCAGTGAGCCGCCGGAGGTCGGGCAGCAATTCGAGCCCTTTGTCCGCCAGCAACTCCGCGCGATCGCGTCGGCGTTGAACATCCCTTATGAGTTCTTGAGCGGCGACGTATCTCAAGTGACGTTCGCGAGCGGCCGGCATTCGATTCTTGAGTTCCGCCGGCAGCTCGAGAGCATCCAGCATCACCTGATCGTTTACCAGCTCTGCCGGCCGGTTTGGGACGCGTGGATCCGGTTCGGGATCGCGGCCGGCGTCCTTCCGGGACAGCCGACAAACTACACCGATGTCCGATGGGTAGGACCGCTGCCCGAAATGCTCGACCCGAAGAGCGAGGTCGCGGCGATCGTCTCACGCGTCCGGGCCGGCTTCATGTCGCGTTCGGAGGCCGTCAGCCTCACCGGGCTCGACGCCGAACAAGTAGACGCGGAGACTGCGGCCGATAACGCACGGGCCGATCGGCTGGGGCTGGTGCTCGACAGTGATCCGCGGCGGGTGACTCAGCAGGGGCAGGGACAACAGGAGGTTGCGAACGATGCAAAATGA
- a CDS encoding DUF2190 family protein has protein sequence MKNYEQPGNTITLTAPATISSGDLVVVGSFVGVAATDAESAAEVEVDTIGVFTLAKVTTDVVAQGDKLYWDSAASKLTKTPGTGSKPLVGLATAAAGNGVTEVSCRLMLTGQTGPA, from the coding sequence ATGAAGAACTACGAACAGCCGGGGAACACCATCACACTGACGGCGCCGGCGACCATCTCGAGCGGCGACTTGGTCGTCGTCGGGTCCTTCGTCGGCGTTGCGGCCACGGACGCCGAGAGCGCCGCCGAAGTCGAGGTCGACACCATCGGTGTCTTCACCCTGGCGAAGGTCACGACCGATGTCGTCGCACAAGGCGACAAGCTGTATTGGGATTCGGCCGCCAGCAAACTCACGAAGACGCCGGGAACCGGCAGCAAGCCCCTCGTCGGTTTGGCCACCGCGGCCGCAGGCAACGGTGTTACCGAGGTCAGTTGCCGGCTGATGCTCACCGGGCAGACCGGGCCGGCATAG
- a CDS encoding SDR family oxidoreductase, whose amino-acid sequence MTEFHGKTALVTGASRGIGAATAIALAKEGVARVLIHYGSYKAGAEETLAGVRAAGSDGAILHGDLTTPEGAGELIDALASDGAKVDYLINNAGSLLKRAGLLEHTEASFDAVMNLNVKSLWFITKAVVPGMIAGGGGAIVNVSSIAARNGGGPGATVYAAAKAAVSAITKGWAKELAPKGIRVNAISPGTVDNHFHEVFSTREMLDNVVKATPIGRLATNEEMADCAVYLCSSKASYIVGQTIELNGGMFMV is encoded by the coding sequence ATGACTGAATTCCACGGGAAGACCGCGCTCGTTACGGGCGCAAGCCGCGGCATCGGGGCTGCCACCGCGATCGCGCTGGCCAAGGAAGGCGTGGCGCGGGTGCTGATCCACTACGGGAGCTACAAAGCCGGCGCCGAGGAGACTCTGGCCGGTGTGCGCGCAGCGGGTTCCGATGGCGCGATCCTCCACGGCGACCTGACCACGCCGGAGGGCGCCGGCGAGCTGATCGACGCGCTGGCCTCCGACGGTGCGAAGGTGGATTACCTGATTAACAACGCGGGATCGCTGCTGAAGCGGGCCGGGCTGTTGGAGCATACCGAGGCGAGCTTCGACGCGGTGATGAACCTGAACGTGAAGAGCCTGTGGTTCATCACGAAGGCCGTGGTTCCGGGGATGATCGCCGGAGGCGGCGGCGCGATTGTGAACGTAAGCTCGATTGCGGCGCGCAACGGCGGCGGCCCGGGCGCGACGGTGTACGCGGCGGCGAAGGCGGCCGTCTCGGCGATCACCAAGGGGTGGGCGAAGGAGCTGGCGCCGAAAGGGATTCGGGTGAACGCGATCAGCCCGGGGACGGTGGACAATCACTTCCACGAAGTCTTCTCGACCCGCGAGATGCTGGACAACGTGGTGAAGGCGACGCCGATCGGCAGACTGGCGACGAATGAGGAGATGGCCGACTGCGCGGTGTATCTGTGCTCGTCGAAGGCGTCTTACATCGTGGGCCAGACGATCGAGCTGAACGGCGGGATGTTCATGGTGTGA
- a CDS encoding PSD1 and planctomycete cytochrome C domain-containing protein, translating to MYRCILLFAASVALADDPAAFFENNVRPVLAHNCYSCHTASAMGGLRVDSREALLKGGKRGAAIVAGKPDASLLLAAVRQSDPSLKMPPSGKLSATEIAAVARWIETGAVWGAEAAPARPSSKYIITPEQRHWWAFQPIVKPGPPRVKNERSAANDIDRFVLAALERERLQPNPEASKADLLRRVYYDLTGLPPTASQIDVFAADKSPGAFANVVDELLASPAYGERWGRYWLDIARYSDDKLNPTQDEPYENAWRYRDWVIQAFNDDMPYDLFLKAQIAGDQMEHSEKLVGGLGFYALSPQFQDDRVDATTRGILGVTVACAQCHDHKFDPIPTKDYYALQGVFASTEITEYPLAPEAEVKKFKDARKNVDDAKKEIDDFLDRQANELAEIFAAQTAEYIQAVRDEAEPAGLDPETLARWKRYLTETKREHPFLDSWRESSFSLDEFQKTVIALNREKKEIDKTNMIRLGGSDARRDLANADLLSLARDKYFLWRDLFGAGRFDKFDSGLLYAKPNRLEPFLASAWKQHLEGLRTHLAAREKAMPEQYPYFHTIKDVEKPHNVRIQIRGSRDNLGDEAPRAFLSVLATGDPEPFQSGSGRRELAEAIAGRDNPLTARVWVNRVWSYHFGRPLVGTPSNFGQLGEKPSHPELLDYLAARFMEQGWSLKSLHREILLSAAWRRSAANNPANFARDPDNRYFWRANRRRLDIEPLRDTLLAVTGELNGKAGGPPLKLTDSTNTRRSVYGFVSRRKLDGTLALFDFPNPNNLSEQRIETATPLQQLFFLNSRFVEDRAIALACRIESAAFDDAARIQAAYRLVYGRTATKEEVAVGLEYVKHDSWANYAQVLLGANELLFVN from the coding sequence ATGTACCGCTGCATTTTGTTGTTCGCCGCATCCGTCGCGCTCGCCGACGATCCCGCCGCTTTCTTCGAAAACAACGTCCGGCCGGTGTTGGCGCACAACTGCTATTCCTGCCACACCGCGTCCGCGATGGGCGGTCTCCGCGTGGATTCCCGCGAGGCTCTGCTCAAAGGCGGCAAGCGCGGCGCGGCGATTGTCGCCGGAAAGCCGGACGCGAGCCTGCTGCTCGCCGCGGTCCGCCAGTCGGATCCTTCGCTCAAGATGCCGCCCTCTGGCAAGCTCTCCGCCACCGAGATCGCGGCGGTCGCCAGGTGGATCGAAACCGGCGCCGTGTGGGGCGCCGAGGCCGCTCCCGCCAGGCCGTCCTCCAAGTACATCATCACGCCGGAGCAGCGCCACTGGTGGGCGTTCCAGCCCATCGTGAAACCCGGGCCGCCGCGTGTTAAGAACGAACGCTCCGCCGCCAACGACATTGACCGCTTCGTGCTTGCGGCGCTCGAGCGTGAACGCCTGCAGCCCAACCCGGAAGCCTCCAAAGCGGACCTGCTCCGCCGCGTTTACTACGACCTCACCGGCCTCCCGCCCACGGCCTCGCAGATCGACGTCTTCGCGGCCGACAAATCGCCCGGCGCTTTCGCCAACGTGGTCGACGAGTTGCTCGCATCTCCCGCCTACGGCGAGCGTTGGGGACGCTACTGGCTCGACATCGCCCGCTACTCCGACGACAAGCTCAACCCCACCCAGGACGAGCCGTACGAAAACGCTTGGCGTTATCGCGACTGGGTGATTCAGGCCTTCAACGACGACATGCCGTACGACCTGTTTCTCAAGGCCCAGATCGCCGGAGACCAGATGGAGCATTCCGAGAAGCTCGTCGGCGGCCTCGGCTTCTACGCGCTCTCGCCGCAGTTTCAGGATGACCGTGTCGACGCCACCACCCGCGGCATCCTCGGCGTCACCGTCGCCTGCGCCCAGTGCCACGATCATAAATTCGATCCCATCCCAACGAAGGATTACTACGCGCTCCAGGGCGTCTTCGCCAGCACCGAAATCACCGAGTATCCCCTCGCCCCCGAAGCCGAAGTGAAGAAGTTCAAGGACGCGCGGAAGAACGTCGACGACGCGAAGAAAGAGATCGACGACTTCCTCGATCGCCAGGCCAACGAACTCGCCGAGATCTTCGCCGCGCAAACCGCGGAGTACATCCAGGCAGTCCGCGACGAAGCCGAGCCCGCCGGCCTCGATCCGGAAACGCTCGCCCGCTGGAAGCGCTACCTCACCGAAACCAAGCGCGAGCATCCGTTTCTCGATAGCTGGCGCGAATCGTCATTCTCTCTCGACGAGTTTCAGAAAACGGTCATCGCCCTCAACCGCGAGAAGAAGGAAATCGACAAGACCAACATGATCCGGCTCGGCGGCAGTGACGCCCGCCGCGATCTTGCCAACGCCGACCTTCTTTCGCTCGCCCGCGACAAGTACTTCCTCTGGCGCGATCTGTTCGGCGCCGGCCGTTTCGACAAGTTCGACTCCGGCCTCTTGTACGCCAAACCGAATCGCCTCGAGCCCTTCCTGGCTTCCGCCTGGAAGCAGCATCTGGAAGGTCTCCGCACGCATCTCGCCGCCCGCGAGAAAGCGATGCCGGAGCAGTACCCCTACTTTCACACTATCAAGGACGTCGAGAAGCCGCACAACGTCCGCATCCAAATCCGCGGTTCGCGCGACAACCTCGGCGACGAAGCTCCGCGCGCTTTCCTGTCGGTCCTCGCCACAGGCGACCCGGAGCCCTTCCAAAGCGGCAGCGGACGACGCGAACTCGCCGAGGCCATCGCCGGCCGCGACAATCCACTCACGGCGCGCGTGTGGGTGAATCGCGTGTGGAGCTATCACTTCGGCCGTCCGCTTGTCGGTACGCCTTCGAACTTCGGTCAGCTTGGTGAGAAGCCGTCGCACCCCGAGTTGCTCGATTACCTCGCCGCGCGGTTCATGGAGCAGGGATGGTCACTGAAGTCGCTGCACCGGGAAATCCTGCTCTCCGCGGCGTGGCGCAGGTCCGCCGCTAACAACCCCGCGAACTTCGCCCGCGATCCCGACAACCGCTACTTCTGGCGCGCCAACCGGCGCCGGCTCGACATCGAACCGCTCCGCGATACGCTGCTCGCGGTAACCGGTGAACTGAACGGCAAGGCCGGCGGACCTCCGCTGAAACTCACCGATTCCACCAACACCCGCCGCTCCGTCTATGGTTTCGTCAGCCGCCGCAAACTCGACGGCACGCTCGCCCTGTTCGACTTTCCAAACCCGAACAACCTGAGCGAGCAGCGTATCGAAACCGCCACACCCCTTCAGCAGCTCTTTTTCCTCAACAGCCGCTTCGTCGAAGACCGCGCCATCGCGCTTGCCTGCCGCATCGAAAGCGCCGCCTTTGACGACGCTGCTCGCATTCAGGCCGCCTATCGGCTCGTCTACGGACGCACCGCCACGAAGGAAGAAGTCGCGGTCGGGCTCGAATACGTGAAGCACGATTCGTGGGCCAACTACGCGCAGGTGCTGCTGGGCGCCAACGAGTTGTTGTTCGTCAATTAG
- a CDS encoding putative zinc-binding metallopeptidase, which produces MIAVEAQPPHVRLTPANRCHCGRPVFFHNSFCTACHASLGYDTRSAAIIPLSHSNHPPGWLGPDGALLQRCLNFDPAGCNWLIRPHVPHSGLCAACALNRTIPSLYVAGHVERWRRIESAKRRLVASLLRLNLPVTPKSVDTERGLAFDFLAPGPACGPVSTGHSGGVITLNIEEADDAERESVRQQMHEPYRTLLGHLRHEIGHYYWDRLVDGSPLLPPFRDLFGDERANYPAALEKHYRDGPPPGWQHTHVSAYATSHPWEDWAETWSHYLHMFDTINQAGQLGIDPNRVQVDIEPFGLDVLPTEPPTPAAPPFLPMVNDWVRLTVALNELSELMGYRPFYPFVLSRPVVTKLYLVHAAIHRGADG; this is translated from the coding sequence ATGATTGCTGTGGAAGCTCAACCGCCACACGTTCGCCTCACTCCCGCCAACCGCTGCCACTGCGGGCGACCCGTCTTCTTCCACAACTCATTCTGCACCGCCTGCCACGCCTCACTCGGCTACGACACCCGTTCAGCCGCCATCATCCCCTTGTCCCATTCAAACCACCCGCCAGGATGGCTCGGTCCGGACGGCGCCCTCTTACAGCGGTGCCTCAACTTCGACCCCGCCGGATGCAACTGGCTGATCCGGCCCCACGTCCCCCACTCCGGCCTGTGCGCAGCCTGCGCCCTGAATCGAACCATCCCGTCGCTCTACGTTGCCGGCCATGTCGAGCGCTGGCGGCGGATCGAATCCGCGAAACGGAGGCTGGTGGCCTCTCTGCTTCGGCTCAACCTGCCTGTCACCCCAAAGAGCGTCGACACTGAGCGCGGGCTGGCCTTCGATTTTCTGGCCCCGGGACCCGCCTGCGGCCCCGTCTCCACCGGCCATTCCGGGGGCGTCATCACACTCAACATCGAAGAAGCGGACGACGCCGAGCGCGAGTCCGTCCGCCAGCAGATGCACGAACCCTACCGTACCCTCCTCGGACATTTGCGCCACGAGATCGGCCACTACTACTGGGATCGCCTCGTCGACGGAAGTCCCCTGCTGCCGCCGTTCCGCGATCTGTTCGGCGACGAACGCGCAAACTACCCGGCCGCGCTCGAAAAGCACTATCGCGACGGGCCGCCGCCCGGCTGGCAGCACACCCACGTCTCCGCCTACGCCACCTCACACCCCTGGGAGGATTGGGCGGAAACGTGGAGCCACTATCTTCATATGTTCGACACGATAAATCAGGCCGGGCAGTTGGGGATCGACCCCAATCGCGTCCAGGTGGACATCGAGCCCTTCGGCCTCGACGTGCTCCCCACCGAGCCCCCCACTCCCGCCGCGCCGCCGTTTCTGCCTATGGTGAACGACTGGGTTCGGCTAACCGTCGCCTTGAACGAGCTCTCGGAGCTGATGGGGTATCGACCCTTCTATCCGTTCGTGCTCAGCCGCCCGGTGGTTACGAAACTCTATCTGGTGCATGCCGCAATCCATCGGGGCGCCGACGGATAG